From a region of the Alkalihalobacillus sp. TS-13 genome:
- a CDS encoding type I polyketide synthase: MENINPCDIAVVGVSALFPGSVDKTGFWNDILSGKDLISEVPPTHWLPEEYYDVDPSIPDKTYAKRGGFLSDTEFDPMEFGIPPKNLSATDVSQLLALVVAKKVLEDAADGQFERIDRDNISVILGFTCGTSLAMEMASRIQRPVWIKTLRDSGLPESQVQEVCDRISSSYSEWQENTFPGLLGNVIAGRISNRFDLGGTNTVVDAACASSLSALSMAAMELTLGKSDLVITGGVDIFNEIFMYICFSKTPALSPTGDCRPFSDESDGTILGEGIGMVALKRLKDAERDGDRIYAVLKGVGSASDGYDKSIYAPRPEGQAKALRRAYEAAGYSPKTVELMEAHGTGTKAGDAAEIQGLSLAFSDGQPVENSWCALGSIKSQIGHTKGAAGAAGLFKVVMALHHKLLPPTIKIDRPNPKLALDQSPFYLNTRARPWIRDHSHPRRASVSAFGFGGSNFHVTLEEYKGPGRKARCIRSNTNELFLWSAQNASLLTKMIITEAERKEPFSNRDFLLLARRSQENFDALQPFRLAIIASDGADLQRKLKVAAKKTDNAERFFSPQEGIFYGAELSSGKIAFLFPGQGSQYVDMGSDVTMRFDSAREIWDRAALEMQLHQLVFPPPAFSEKERKKQSAQLTKTQWAQPGIGVTSNAILSVLSKVGVEPAYAAGHSFGELTALFASGVWNESDFLKISKKRGELMSEASSEAGTMTAVFTDRETIEGILEQLESSTVIANYNSPRQFILSGKTEEIEKAESELLNREIRFQRLKVSTAFHSELVAPSVHPFRAFLRDIDFNNPKFPVYSNVVGELYPDDKDLIRETIAEQIANPVLFEQQLQSMYEKGVRTFVEVGPHSALTGLVRQCFEGEDVFAVATDQKGNDGVTQLWNALGQLSVLGVSMNLGFLWEQYEPLNNESSETKSKFKITLNGANYGKPYPPVGGGKNLPGPNTHPEESISFQPVNHEKRPIIQRSEVKMRPETRMNQKENTNGDQSVWDTFQELQKQTTEAHITFQQTIASVHTTYLQSVQSTFSRLDQLVAEGTEVAEYSEGSRTEFHDSNAEYNPGPETRTAQLAVPTIESELTPPPNISSIQQSEPPKANPSIQPIEPATPKSKKQSDAASEPNVETLFLAIVSEKTGYPVEMLELDMGLESELGIDSIKRIEILSALQNKLPDVELKPGELGTLNTLGEIVEYIYGKKKI, translated from the coding sequence ATGGAAAACATCAATCCTTGTGATATTGCAGTTGTAGGGGTAAGTGCACTATTCCCGGGTTCCGTTGATAAAACAGGATTCTGGAACGACATTCTGTCCGGAAAAGATTTGATTTCCGAGGTCCCGCCTACTCACTGGCTTCCTGAAGAATATTACGATGTGGATCCGTCAATACCGGATAAAACTTATGCTAAACGAGGAGGATTTTTAAGCGATACGGAATTTGACCCGATGGAATTCGGGATTCCTCCGAAAAATCTTTCGGCAACCGATGTGAGTCAACTGTTGGCACTCGTTGTGGCAAAAAAAGTCTTGGAGGATGCAGCAGACGGCCAATTTGAACGTATCGATCGAGACAATATCAGCGTCATTCTTGGGTTTACATGCGGTACTTCTTTAGCAATGGAAATGGCGTCCCGTATCCAGCGTCCGGTATGGATCAAAACCCTGCGTGACAGCGGATTACCTGAGTCTCAGGTGCAGGAGGTTTGCGACCGAATTTCCTCATCTTATTCGGAATGGCAGGAGAACACTTTCCCGGGGCTGCTCGGAAATGTGATAGCGGGACGTATATCAAACCGTTTTGATCTTGGAGGAACCAATACCGTTGTCGATGCGGCGTGTGCAAGTTCTCTGTCAGCTTTATCGATGGCGGCAATGGAGCTGACACTTGGAAAGTCCGACTTGGTCATTACAGGCGGAGTGGATATTTTCAACGAAATTTTTATGTACATATGTTTCAGCAAAACGCCGGCACTTTCTCCCACGGGAGACTGCCGTCCGTTCTCCGATGAAAGCGATGGCACGATCCTCGGGGAGGGCATCGGGATGGTTGCCTTAAAGCGGCTCAAGGATGCTGAACGCGACGGGGATCGCATTTATGCGGTGTTAAAAGGGGTCGGGTCAGCATCGGACGGATATGACAAAAGCATTTACGCCCCTCGTCCCGAAGGACAGGCGAAAGCCCTTCGCCGTGCTTATGAAGCCGCAGGCTATTCTCCGAAAACGGTCGAGTTGATGGAGGCGCACGGTACGGGCACGAAAGCCGGGGACGCCGCCGAAATTCAAGGTCTCTCCCTTGCATTCTCCGACGGACAACCGGTCGAAAATTCATGGTGCGCGCTCGGATCCATCAAATCACAAATTGGTCATACAAAGGGGGCTGCCGGTGCGGCGGGACTCTTTAAAGTTGTCATGGCGTTACATCATAAATTACTTCCACCGACAATCAAAATTGACCGGCCGAATCCGAAGCTTGCTCTCGATCAAAGCCCTTTCTATTTGAATACACGTGCACGACCGTGGATTCGTGATCACTCTCACCCAAGACGGGCATCGGTCAGCGCTTTCGGGTTCGGCGGAAGCAATTTTCACGTTACGCTGGAAGAATATAAGGGGCCGGGGCGAAAGGCGAGGTGCATACGGTCCAACACAAACGAGTTGTTCCTCTGGAGTGCACAGAACGCTTCCTTGCTTACAAAGATGATCATTACAGAGGCGGAGCGTAAGGAACCCTTTTCCAACCGCGATTTCTTACTTCTCGCAAGACGATCGCAAGAAAATTTCGATGCGCTTCAACCGTTTCGATTAGCGATCATCGCATCAGACGGTGCGGACTTGCAACGTAAACTGAAGGTTGCTGCTAAAAAGACAGATAACGCGGAACGGTTCTTTTCTCCGCAGGAAGGTATTTTCTATGGAGCGGAATTAAGCTCGGGGAAAATTGCCTTTTTGTTTCCTGGACAAGGAAGTCAATATGTAGATATGGGTTCAGATGTAACGATGCGTTTTGATAGCGCAAGAGAGATATGGGATCGGGCCGCCTTGGAAATGCAGCTCCATCAACTTGTTTTCCCGCCTCCTGCGTTTTCCGAGAAGGAAAGAAAAAAGCAGAGCGCACAATTGACCAAGACACAATGGGCTCAACCGGGCATCGGAGTGACGTCGAATGCGATTCTTTCAGTTCTGAGCAAGGTTGGCGTCGAACCGGCGTATGCAGCGGGTCACAGCTTCGGTGAGTTGACGGCGTTGTTTGCCAGTGGAGTATGGAACGAGAGTGATTTTCTTAAGATCTCGAAAAAAAGAGGGGAATTGATGTCGGAAGCTTCATCGGAAGCAGGGACGATGACAGCCGTATTTACTGACCGCGAAACGATTGAAGGGATTCTCGAACAACTGGAATCAAGTACTGTGATCGCAAATTATAACAGCCCTCGACAATTCATTCTTTCGGGGAAAACCGAGGAAATTGAAAAGGCCGAATCGGAGCTTCTCAACCGAGAAATACGTTTTCAACGATTAAAGGTTTCGACTGCTTTTCATTCCGAATTGGTAGCGCCTTCTGTTCATCCATTTCGGGCATTTTTGCGCGATATTGATTTTAACAATCCGAAATTTCCTGTTTATTCCAATGTTGTGGGTGAGCTTTATCCGGACGACAAGGACTTAATTCGTGAAACGATTGCGGAGCAAATCGCAAATCCTGTTTTGTTTGAACAGCAGCTTCAATCGATGTATGAAAAGGGAGTCCGAACATTTGTTGAAGTGGGTCCGCACTCAGCGTTAACGGGATTGGTCCGGCAATGTTTCGAGGGTGAAGATGTATTCGCTGTCGCTACTGATCAGAAAGGAAATGACGGAGTGACTCAATTGTGGAATGCTTTGGGCCAGCTTTCTGTGCTCGGTGTATCCATGAATCTCGGTTTCCTATGGGAACAATATGAGCCTTTGAACAATGAATCGTCCGAGACGAAATCAAAATTCAAGATCACCCTTAATGGCGCCAATTATGGCAAACCCTACCCTCCGGTTGGAGGAGGGAAAAATCTCCCTGGACCGAATACACATCCTGAAGAATCGATATCATTTCAACCGGTGAATCACGAGAAGCGACCAATCATACAAAGGAGTGAAGTGAAAATGAGACCTGAAACCCGAATGAACCAAAAAGAAAATACAAATGGCGATCAATCGGTGTGGGACACATTCCAAGAACTGCAAAAACAAACGACGGAGGCTCATATCACCTTTCAACAAACTATAGCCTCAGTTCATACAACCTACTTACAATCCGTACAATCGACCTTTTCACGTCTTGACCAATTGGTTGCGGAAGGTACGGAAGTGGCTGAATATTCTGAGGGTTCACGAACTGAGTTTCACGACTCAAATGCCGAATATAATCCGGGGCCAGAGACAAGAACGGCGCAGCTTGCAGTTCCGACAATTGAGTCTGAACTCACTCCTCCGCCGAATATATCGTCCATCCAACAGTCCGAACCGCCTAAAGCAAACCCAAGCATACAGCCTATTGAACCGGCCACGCCGAAATCGAAAAAACAGAGTGATGCGGCATCCGAACCAAACGTTGAAACGTTGTTTTTGGCTATTGTATCGGAAAAGACCGGCTATCCGGTCGAAATGCTGGAACTTGACATGGGACTCGAATCCGAGCTTGGCATCGATTCGATCAAGCGGATTGAGATATTGTCGGCGCTGCAGAATAAATTGCCGGACGTTGAACTGAAACCCGGGGAGTTAGGCACGCTAAATACGCTCGGTGAAATTGTCGAATATATATATGGTAAAAAAAAAATTTAA
- a CDS encoding zinc-binding dehydrogenase, with translation MVKVDPNVDLSLLGPLVCAIQTGSGTVFNKLKPKFGDTLAVYGCGLVGLSAVMVAEISGCAKIIAVDLFDSRLSLAKELGAIDVINGKERDTVQEVRKLTNGGTHYAMEITGVSIFSNLVHQLQQKGSMLIVSGLQDQPRAVLEKTGLAKKIKMFKQSREAVLYAEKFTLFHVPFQDTVLMLR, from the coding sequence GTGGTAAAGGTTGATCCGAATGTCGATCTTTCGCTTCTTGGTCCGCTGGTCTGTGCCATTCAAACCGGAAGCGGCACGGTATTCAACAAGCTGAAGCCTAAGTTTGGCGACACCCTCGCCGTATACGGTTGTGGATTGGTCGGGTTAAGCGCCGTCATGGTTGCCGAGATCAGCGGTTGTGCAAAAATCATTGCGGTCGATTTGTTTGACAGCCGGTTGTCGCTGGCTAAAGAATTGGGTGCTATTGATGTAATCAACGGCAAAGAGAGGGATACGGTACAAGAGGTCAGGAAACTAACAAACGGCGGAACGCATTATGCAATGGAAATAACAGGGGTATCCATTTTCTCCAATTTGGTGCACCAGTTGCAGCAAAAAGGGAGCATGCTGATCGTCAGCGGATTGCAAGATCAACCGAGAGCCGTTCTTGAAAAAACCGGTTTGGCCAAAAAAATTAAGATGTTCAAGCAAAGCCGGGAAGCCGTTCTCTATGCGGAAAAATTTACGTTGTTTCATGTTCCTTTTCAAGACACAGTGTTAATGCTGAGGTAA
- a CDS encoding alanine:cation symporter family protein → MVIFGVLKKVELVWILADLFRALMAIVNLVAIFLLGEIAFAVLKDYMNQKREGKDPIFVAAKFPFLKNVEWWGGSIDQQKTENQSQVKYTDATVTAAGIAYTQILSIFPIGVKSMLPYNFLFGKQVVLADLLKRASI, encoded by the coding sequence ATGGTCATTTTTGGAGTCCTGAAAAAAGTAGAACTGGTATGGATCCTGGCCGACTTGTTTAGGGCTTTAATGGCCATTGTCAACTTGGTTGCCATCTTCTTACTCGGTGAAATTGCCTTTGCGGTGTTGAAAGATTATATGAATCAAAAACGAGAGGGTAAAGATCCAATCTTTGTGGCCGCTAAATTTCCTTTTCTTAAAAACGTTGAATGGTGGGGCGGCTCAATCGACCAACAAAAAACTGAAAACCAATCTCAAGTAAAATATACTGACGCAACTGTGACTGCAGCTGGGATAGCATATACACAAATATTATCTATATTTCCTATTGGCGTTAAGTCAATGCTGCCTTATAATTTTTTATTTGGAAAACAAGTTGTTCTTGCAGACTTGCTTAAACGAGCTAGTATTTAA
- a CDS encoding alpha/beta fold hydrolase, producing MEKIIKLTDESELKVGLVGNPDSPTIMLPVAKESVYGQEAENLKLWGVDPELGKQFIEGLVDKFQILYFDYEGHRLQHPNSENLTPENIVKELITITDEMNVKKFSYYGYSWLALVGLQLAIRTDRLESLIMGGFPPIDGPYKEMMVVTNKTYEQALYNQNSPVINEHDHVNPEKVEWDNIQVKIDTNQTKQFVTMYKNLMEFDDREIQHRLVIPRLAFAGEKDTIVYGENFGRVTVDIIGILQKNKQELEHLGWDIEIIKGNDMDHTKAMQPVTVLSLIKHWLIKNFNITR from the coding sequence ATGGAGAAGATCATAAAACTTACGGATGAATCAGAATTAAAGGTTGGTTTAGTTGGGAATCCCGACTCTCCAACAATCATGCTTCCAGTTGCAAAAGAATCTGTATATGGACAAGAAGCTGAAAACTTAAAGTTGTGGGGAGTAGACCCCGAATTAGGAAAACAATTTATTGAGGGACTCGTAGACAAGTTTCAGATTCTATATTTCGACTACGAAGGACACCGTTTGCAACATCCGAACTCTGAGAATCTCACACCTGAAAATATAGTAAAAGAATTGATAACAATTACTGATGAAATGAACGTTAAGAAGTTTAGCTATTATGGATATTCTTGGTTAGCTTTAGTTGGATTACAATTAGCCATTCGGACAGATAGATTAGAAAGCTTAATCATGGGTGGTTTTCCGCCAATAGATGGTCCATATAAAGAAATGATGGTGGTAACAAATAAAACATACGAACAAGCTTTGTATAATCAAAATTCTCCTGTTATTAACGAACATGATCATGTTAATCCAGAAAAGGTTGAGTGGGATAACATACAGGTAAAGATCGACACGAATCAAACTAAACAATTTGTTACAATGTACAAAAATTTGATGGAATTTGATGATCGAGAGATTCAGCATAGATTGGTTATTCCAAGATTGGCGTTTGCTGGGGAAAAAGACACTATTGTTTATGGAGAAAACTTTGGCCGTGTAACAGTAGATATTATCGGTATACTTCAAAAAAATAAACAAGAGTTAGAACACCTTGGATGGGATATAGAAATCATAAAAGGAAATGATATGGATCACACCAAAGCTATGCAGCCTGTAACGGTACTGTCATTGATAAAGCACTGGTTGATTAAAAATTTTAATATAACTCGTTAA
- a CDS encoding MerR family DNA-binding transcriptional regulator — translation MESYTPKQIANALNVSTTTLRRYEEQDLIPVVPRTNSNHRFYKSIHFQAFTTIRALLKGYDIPIVYEVMRMTKSSRFEEALWLVNEQQFHIQVEKQRVEEILIMVQNAEFTQYKNVKLNECMSIGEAAKIAGVNTSAIRHWENEGLVHSERHKENSYRMFSIPELRKILIISSLRKTVYYIENMKKLLNDLDTQNYDKIERSFQLALENLNNQLLLQLKGIAELMKYIHFYQELNS, via the coding sequence ATGGAGTCATATACCCCTAAACAAATTGCAAACGCCTTAAATGTTAGCACAACAACTTTGAGAAGATATGAAGAACAAGACCTCATTCCTGTTGTACCAAGAACGAATAGTAATCATCGTTTTTATAAATCGATTCACTTTCAAGCTTTTACTACCATTAGAGCCTTGTTAAAAGGATATGACATACCCATTGTTTACGAAGTTATGAGAATGACTAAAAGTTCAAGGTTTGAAGAAGCCCTATGGCTAGTGAATGAACAGCAATTCCATATACAAGTGGAGAAACAGCGAGTGGAAGAAATCCTGATTATGGTTCAAAATGCTGAATTTACTCAATATAAAAATGTAAAATTAAATGAATGTATGAGTATTGGAGAGGCCGCAAAAATAGCGGGAGTAAATACTTCAGCTATCCGCCATTGGGAAAATGAAGGGTTAGTCCATTCAGAAAGACATAAAGAAAACAGTTATAGAATGTTTTCGATACCTGAACTTCGAAAAATATTGATCATAAGCAGTTTGAGAAAAACCGTTTATTATATAGAAAATATGAAGAAATTATTAAACGATTTAGATACACAAAACTATGATAAAATCGAACGTTCCTTTCAGTTAGCATTAGAAAATCTTAACAATCAACTATTACTTCAATTAAAAGGAATCGCAGAACTGATGAAATATATACACTTTTACCAAGAATTAAATTCTTAA
- a CDS encoding cytochrome P450, whose protein sequence is MEKWAFDLYSSEYQINPYPTLAYYREHEPIHPFIITRGKYQIKAWLITRYQDITTLLKEDKVSKDVNNVLASDGEQTQEQREELDLIANNMLFKDPPDHSRLRTLVHKVFTPKMIAGLQNRIEQISYELIEEMKNKSAVDLMENYAIPLPVTVISELMGIAKEDRHQFRLWSNTITNVSNGTDHTQKYETSIKEFIQYLEKLIEKRKKNPSDDIISGLVIAEEDGEMLSHKELLSMLFLLIVAGHETTVNLIGNGMLALLQHRDQLEKLREHPEYMSTAVEEFLRFTNPVEFATSRYAVEDFTFRGQEIKKGEFLFLGLAAANRDPDQFINPNDLDITRHPNKHLAFGNGIHFCIGAPLARLEGQVAFQHLIQSFPNIKLRSDVEIKWRHSEIFRGLESLPIIL, encoded by the coding sequence ATGGAAAAATGGGCGTTCGATTTGTATTCCTCAGAGTATCAAATTAATCCCTACCCGACTTTAGCGTATTATAGAGAACATGAACCAATCCATCCGTTTATAATCACTCGAGGAAAATATCAGATAAAAGCTTGGTTAATTACTCGTTATCAAGATATCACCACTCTACTAAAGGAGGATAAAGTTTCAAAAGATGTTAATAATGTTTTAGCCTCTGATGGAGAACAAACACAAGAGCAACGGGAAGAATTAGATTTAATTGCTAATAATATGTTATTTAAAGACCCACCTGACCATTCTCGTCTACGAACTCTGGTTCATAAAGTGTTTACTCCTAAAATGATTGCAGGACTACAGAATAGAATCGAACAAATCTCTTATGAACTAATAGAAGAAATGAAAAACAAATCAGCTGTAGATCTAATGGAGAACTATGCGATCCCACTTCCTGTAACAGTGATATCTGAACTGATGGGTATTGCAAAAGAAGATCGTCATCAATTCCGTCTATGGTCAAATACCATTACAAACGTCTCAAATGGTACAGACCATACACAAAAATATGAAACCTCTATTAAAGAATTTATTCAATACCTTGAAAAGCTTATTGAGAAGAGAAAAAAGAATCCGAGTGATGATATCATTAGTGGATTAGTCATTGCTGAAGAAGATGGTGAAATGCTTTCTCATAAAGAACTGTTATCTATGTTATTTTTATTGATTGTCGCAGGTCATGAAACAACTGTGAACTTAATTGGAAATGGAATGCTAGCACTTCTTCAACACCGCGATCAACTAGAAAAGTTGAGAGAACATCCAGAGTATATGAGCACGGCGGTTGAAGAATTTCTCCGCTTTACTAATCCAGTTGAATTTGCCACTTCTCGTTATGCAGTAGAAGATTTTACTTTTAGAGGACAGGAAATTAAAAAGGGGGAATTCTTATTTCTAGGTTTAGCTGCCGCTAATCGAGACCCCGATCAATTTATAAATCCTAACGACCTAGATATCACAAGACACCCAAATAAACACCTCGCCTTCGGAAATGGGATACATTTTTGTATAGGTGCCCCTCTTGCTCGCCTAGAAGGACAGGTAGCTTTCCAACATCTCATCCAAAGTTTTCCCAATATTAAACTTCGCTCTGATGTTGAAATAAAATGGAGACATTCTGAGATTTTCAGGGGATTGGAGTCATTACCAATTATTTTATAG
- a CDS encoding CGNR zinc finger domain-containing protein: protein MRLKHNMSLAVVKNGEESESCGWLFLDTTKNRSRRWCSMAYCGNRVKALRFYHNKK from the coding sequence ATGAGGTTAAAACATAATATGTCTCTTGCGGTTGTCAAGAATGGAGAAGAAAGTGAATCTTGTGGATGGTTATTCTTAGATACAACCAAAAACCGTAGCCGTAGATGGTGTTCAATGGCTTACTGTGGTAATCGCGTAAAAGCCCTTCGCTTTTATCATAATAAAAAATAA
- the rarD gene encoding EamA family transporter RarD: protein MNDLHKEQVAGIAAGANAYIIWGFLPLYWKLVHHVPSEEVLAHRMIWSSVFMLLVLLILGRMKTFVRELKELKRDRRKLVGIILAAGFITLNWYAYIWAVNNNHIVEASLGYYINPLVSVLMGVIVLKERLCFWQMISFLLALIGVLNLTLHFGSFPWVAMTLALSFGFYGLLKKLTALGALTGLTIETMLITPVALIYISFLGANGSSAFKLSDPSTTLLLAGAGVVTAIPLLLFATGANRTSLSMMGFLQYLAPTISLILGIFLYHETFSKVHLLSFTFIWVALTIFTLSNTKWLSRYEPRISKMKSYGG from the coding sequence ATGAATGATCTGCATAAGGAACAAGTAGCTGGTATCGCAGCTGGAGCTAACGCATATATTATATGGGGGTTTTTACCTTTATATTGGAAGTTAGTGCATCACGTCCCATCTGAAGAAGTGCTGGCACACCGGATGATTTGGTCTTCCGTTTTCATGTTACTCGTCTTGCTGATACTTGGAAGAATGAAAACGTTTGTACGCGAGTTGAAGGAATTGAAGAGAGACCGGAGAAAATTGGTCGGTATTATACTGGCTGCTGGTTTCATAACACTCAACTGGTATGCCTATATCTGGGCTGTTAATAACAATCATATCGTAGAAGCAAGTCTCGGCTACTATATCAATCCGTTGGTCAGTGTATTGATGGGGGTCATTGTCTTGAAAGAACGCCTGTGCTTCTGGCAGATGATTTCGTTCCTTCTTGCATTGATCGGGGTCCTAAATCTGACCCTCCACTTTGGATCATTCCCCTGGGTCGCCATGACACTGGCACTCAGCTTCGGATTTTACGGACTCTTGAAAAAACTGACTGCCCTCGGCGCATTGACTGGATTAACGATTGAAACAATGTTGATTACCCCTGTTGCATTGATTTATATCAGCTTTCTTGGCGCCAATGGATCAAGTGCATTCAAGCTGTCAGATCCTAGCACTACCCTCCTACTTGCCGGAGCAGGTGTTGTTACAGCAATCCCATTGCTCCTTTTTGCAACAGGTGCAAATCGGACTTCACTATCCATGATGGGGTTCTTACAATATTTAGCCCCGACCATCAGTTTAATTCTAGGGATCTTTCTCTATCATGAGACCTTTTCAAAAGTCCACCTTTTATCCTTCACCTTCATATGGGTGGCATTGACAATTTTCACTTTATCCAATACAAAATGGCTGTCCCGGTATGAACCGAGAATTTCAAAAATGAAATCCTATGGCGGCTAA
- a CDS encoding esterase-like activity of phytase family protein, translated as MRSVRWLSISMIAVLLLVYSFQSVLADKNENQLKSEEDANEQLIRKDNPHVHSVDHLRLIGSRIVPNKATFRGTSLGGFSGLSYDPHKHQWYIISDDRSMINPARFYTGKLRYDERGFKSVRLTDVTFLKQPDGTFYPSKEQYNSDMEGDVPDFESIRYDTRNGGVWYTSEGDRSLGMNPLIRHATLKGTYQSGLPTPEIVRMDKQSPKGFRNNLSLEGSTFSPDGLSYWTVMEGPLFQDDNVPTVDTGAVSRITRYDRDGNIKVQYAYNIEDIPAEPGPGKYADNGVTDILSINDHEFLTLERAAVQSADGSFKNYIRIYKIDTKNATDIKDMDTIKNQNVVPVQKQLVLNMNELGLSKLDNIEGMSWGKRLKNGHDSLVLVSDNNFNDAQVTQFIALDVFPE; from the coding sequence ATGAGGAGTGTAAGATGGTTATCAATCAGTATGATTGCGGTTCTTTTACTAGTGTATTCGTTTCAATCGGTATTAGCGGATAAAAATGAAAATCAACTCAAAAGCGAAGAAGATGCCAATGAACAATTAATTAGGAAGGACAATCCTCATGTCCATTCCGTCGATCATTTGAGATTGATAGGTTCCAGAATTGTTCCGAACAAGGCAACCTTCAGAGGGACGAGCCTTGGTGGATTCTCTGGACTGTCATATGATCCTCATAAGCATCAATGGTACATTATCAGTGATGACAGGTCCATGATTAACCCAGCTCGTTTCTATACTGGAAAGCTGAGATATGATGAAAGGGGCTTCAAGTCAGTACGGTTAACTGATGTAACGTTCTTAAAACAACCGGATGGGACCTTTTATCCGAGTAAGGAACAATACAATTCAGATATGGAGGGTGATGTACCGGATTTCGAATCAATTAGGTATGACACGAGAAACGGAGGGGTCTGGTATACAAGTGAGGGAGACCGTTCATTGGGCATGAATCCTCTGATTCGTCACGCTACATTAAAAGGAACTTATCAATCGGGATTACCGACACCCGAAATTGTAAGAATGGATAAGCAATCGCCAAAAGGGTTTCGGAATAATCTTTCACTCGAGGGGAGCACCTTTTCTCCAGACGGACTTTCCTACTGGACTGTAATGGAAGGGCCTTTATTTCAGGACGACAATGTTCCAACTGTGGATACAGGAGCAGTTTCACGAATTACCCGGTATGATCGTGATGGCAATATCAAAGTACAGTATGCTTATAACATTGAAGACATTCCCGCAGAACCTGGACCCGGAAAATATGCCGATAATGGCGTGACCGATATACTCTCGATCAATGACCATGAGTTTTTGACACTGGAACGCGCCGCTGTCCAGTCAGCAGATGGGAGCTTCAAGAATTATATCCGTATATATAAAATCGATACAAAAAATGCAACAGACATAAAGGATATGGATACAATCAAAAACCAAAATGTTGTACCTGTTCAGAAACAACTTGTCCTTAATATGAATGAACTCGGGTTGTCCAAATTGGACAATATCGAGGGCATGTCCTGGGGCAAAAGGTTAAAGAACGGTCATGACAGTCTTGTCCTTGTATCGGACAACAATTTCAATGATGCGCAAGTCACCCAGTTCATTGCACTGGACGTATTTCCTGAATAA
- a CDS encoding DUF4309 domain-containing protein, whose translation MKKSMIFTFLILLSIILTACLKEAENQSLNKEMIEELKNGKIVNTPLRLDRKITMTDVEKEWGKPDEHHDHEDIQTYVYVKNNKRFVIAEDELKQVSRIGVELNVTKSEIEKKMGKPTHKSGKILSYHPTGYLITFTKKNEHTWTLNLHRN comes from the coding sequence ATGAAGAAAAGTATGATTTTTACATTTTTAATTTTGTTATCGATAATCCTAACAGCATGCTTGAAAGAGGCAGAAAATCAATCATTAAATAAAGAAATGATCGAAGAGTTAAAAAATGGGAAGATCGTTAATACACCCTTAAGATTAGACAGGAAAATTACGATGACAGATGTTGAAAAAGAGTGGGGAAAACCGGATGAACATCATGATCATGAAGATATTCAGACTTATGTTTACGTTAAAAATAACAAACGATTTGTGATTGCAGAAGATGAACTAAAACAAGTTTCTCGTATCGGAGTTGAACTAAATGTAACAAAATCCGAAATAGAGAAGAAAATGGGGAAACCAACCCACAAATCAGGGAAAATATTATCCTATCATCCAACCGGCTACCTCATTACCTTCACAAAAAAGAATGAGCATACATGGACCTTAAATTTACATAGAAACTGA
- a CDS encoding GNAT family N-acetyltransferase yields the protein MKEGFQMRICYTTDIENITQEGLQELFLSVKWESGKFPSEILKAIKGSHSVVTAWDGDKLIGLINALSDGVLTAYFHYMLINPSYQGKGIGKEMMDLMLDRYKGYQTKVLIAYPNVVEFYGKLGFKTEDGTTPMFISELI from the coding sequence ATGAAAGAAGGTTTTCAAATGAGAATTTGCTATACCACAGATATAGAAAATATTACACAAGAAGGTCTTCAGGAATTGTTTCTCTCGGTAAAATGGGAGTCGGGAAAGTTCCCAAGTGAAATTTTAAAGGCAATAAAAGGTTCTCACTCTGTTGTTACTGCATGGGATGGGGACAAACTTATTGGATTGATTAACGCATTGTCTGATGGAGTATTAACAGCATATTTTCATTACATGTTAATAAATCCGAGTTATCAGGGTAAAGGAATTGGTAAAGAAATGATGGATTTGATGCTTGATAGATATAAGGGATACCAAACAAAAGTGCTGATTGCTTATCCAAATGTAGTTGAGTTCTATGGAAAATTGGGCTTTAAAACAGAAGACGGGACAACACCTATGTTTATATCAGAACTTATTTAA